A genomic stretch from Coffea arabica cultivar ET-39 chromosome 10c, Coffea Arabica ET-39 HiFi, whole genome shotgun sequence includes:
- the LOC113713775 gene encoding endoplasmin homolog translates to MRKWTVPAVLFLLCLLFLLPDQGRKIHANAEVDSDAPVDPRKVEEKIGAVPNGLSTDSDVVKREAESMSRRTPRATAEKFEFQAEVSRLMDIIINSLYSNKDIFLRELISNASDALDKIRFLSLTDKEILGEGDTAKLEIQIKLDKEKKILSIRDRGIGMTKEDLVKNLGTIAKSGTSAFVEKMQTSGDLNLIGQFGVGFYSVYLVADYVEVISKHNDDKQYVWESNADGAFAISEDVWNEPLGRGTEIRLHFRDEAQEYLNESKLKELVKKYSEFINFPIYLWASKEVDVEVPADEDDSSDEDEKPESSSSEEEEEDAEKEEDEKKPKTKKVKETTYEWELLNDVKAIWLRNPKEVTDEEYTKFYHSLAKDFSEEKPLAWSHFTAEGDVEFKAVIFVPPKAPQDLYESYYNTNKSNLKLYVRRVFISDEFDELLPKYLSFLKGLVDSDTLPLNVSREMLQQHSSLRTIKKKLIRKALDMIRKIAEEDPDEANDKEKKDVDESNESDEKKGQYTKFWNEFGKSIKLGIIEDAANRNRLAKLLRFETTKSDGKLTSLDQYISRMKPGQKDIFYITGTSKEQLEKSPFLEQLTKKNYEVIFFTDPVDEYLMQYLMDYEDKKFQNVSKEGLKIGKDSKDKELKESFKDLTKWWKGTLASENVDDVKISNRLANTPCVVVTSKFGWSANMERIMQSQTLSDSSKQAYMRGKRVLEINPRHPIIKELRERVVKDPEGESVKQTAHLMYQTALMESGFMLNDPKDFASRIYDSVKSSLHISPDAAIEEEEDAEEAEVESSTKEGSGEDAEEAEPSSVKDEL, encoded by the exons ATGAGGAAGTGGACGGTTCCTGCTGTTCTGTTTCTCCTGTGCcttctcttccttcttcctGATCAAG GTAGAAAAATACATGCAAATGCTGAAGTTGATTCTGATGCACCTGTGGATCCACGAAAGGTAGAAGAGAAGATCGGAGCTGTTCCTAACGGTTTATCAACTGATTCAGATGTTGTCAAGAG AGAAGCGGAGTCCATGTCGAGACGGACGCCTCGTGCTACTGCAGAGAAGTTCGAGTTTCAAGCTGAGGTGTCTCGGCTTATGGATATCATTATCAACTCCCTCTACAGTAACAAGGACATTTTCTTGAGGGAGTTGATCTCCAATGCTTCTGAC GCTTTGGACAAGATTAGGTTCCTATCACTCACTGACAAGGAAATACTGGGTGAAGGCGACACCGCTAAACTTGAGATCCAG ATTAAATtagacaaagaaaagaaaatccttTCGATCCGTGATAGAGGTATAGGTATGACAAAAGAGGATTTGGTTAAAAACTTGGGAACCATTGCCAAGTCAGGAACTTCAG CTTTTGTTGAGAAAATGCAAACAAGTGGGGATCTTAATCTCATTGGTCAATTTGGTGTTGGTTTTTACTCCGTGTACCTTGTAGCTGACTATGTTGAAGTCATTAGCAAGCACAATGATGACAAACA GTATGTATGGGAGTCAAATGCTGATGGTGCCTTTGCTATTTCTGAAGATGTCTGGAACGAACCGCTTGGTCGTGGAACAGAAATCAGATTACACTTCCGAGATGAAGCTCAGGAATACTTGAATGAGTCCAAATTGAAG GAGTTGGTGAAGAAATATTCTGAGTTTATTAATTTCCCAATTTATTTGTGGGCAAGCAAAGAAGTGGATGTTGAAGTTCCAGCTGATGAGGATGATTCCAGTGATGAAGATGAAAAGC CTGAAAGCAGCTCctctgaggaagaagaggaagatgctgaGAAAGAGGAGGATGAGAAAAAACCCAAGACAAAGAAGGTTAAGGAAACAACTTATGAATGGGAGCTTTTAAATGATGTGAAGGCTATATGGTTGCGTAACCCTAAGGAGGTGACAGATGAGGAGTACACGAAGTTCTATCATTCTCTTGCCAAG gACTTCAGTGAAGAGAAGCCCCTAGCATGGAGCCATTTCACTGCTGAAGGTGATGTTGAATTCAAGGCTGTAATCTTTGTGCCTCCAAAGGCTCCTCAAGATTTGTACGAGAGCTACTACAACACCAACAAATCCAACTTGAAATTATACGTCAGACGGGTTTTCATCTCTGATGAATTTGATGAGCTTTTGCCTAAGTATCTTAGCTTTTTGAAG GGTCTTGTTGATTCTGATACCTTACCACTTAATGTATCAAGAGAAATGCTTCAGCAACATAGCAGCTTGAGAACTATAAAGAAGAAACTGATTAGAAAGGCCCTTGATATGATTCGCAAGATTGCTGAAGAGGATCCTGATGAAGCTAatgacaaagaaaagaaag ATGTTGATGAATCAAATGAAAGTGATGAGAAGAAGGGTCAATATACAAAGTTCTGGAATGAATTTGGCAAGTCAATTAAGCTGGGAATTATCGAGGATGCCGCTAACCGCAACCGTTTGGCAAAACTTCTTCGATTTGAGAC TACCAAATCGGACGGTAAACTAACTTCACTGGATCAGTATATCTCAAGGATGAAACCAGGACAGAAAGACATCTTCTATATTACTGGTACAAGCAAAGAACAGCTTGAAAAGTCACCTTTTCTTGAGCAGCTTACGAAGAAAAACTATGAG GTTATTTTCTTTACAGATCCTGTTGATGAGTACCTGATGCAGTATCTTATGGATTATGAGGATAAGAAATTCCAAAATGTGTCCAAGGAAGGCCTTAAAATTGGGAAGGATTCTAAGGACAAGGAACTGAAGGAGTCTTTCAAGGATTTAACTAAATGGTGGAAGGGTACCCTTGCTAGCGAAAATGTTGATGATGTGAAGATAAGCAATCGATTGGCAAATACACCTTGTGTAGTTGTGACATCAAAGTTTGGTTGGAGTGCAAATATGGAGAGAATCATGCAGTCACAGACCCTATCAGATTCTAGCAAGCAGGCATACATGCGGGGCAAGAGAGTGCTGGAGATCAATCCAAGGCACCCAATCATTAAGGAGCTCCGTGAGAGAGTTGTGAAAGACCCTGAA GGTGAGAGTGTGAAGCAAACAGCACACCTGATGTACCAGACAGCTCTCATGGAGAGTGGATTTATGCTCAATGACCCCAAGGACTTTGCCTCACGTATTTATGACTCTGTGAAAAGCAGCTTGCATATCAGTCCGGATGCAGCTATTGAAGAGGAGGAAGATGCTGAAGAAGCTGAGGTAGAATCcagtacaaaggaaggatcaggTGAAGATGCTGAAGAAGCGGAGCCTTCTTCTGTCAAGGATGAATTGTAA
- the LOC113713747 gene encoding thaumatin-like protein 1, whose amino-acid sequence MSSTCFCLRIILVFLVINSKGISGATFTLVNRCNHMVWPGILANAGSAKLDSTGFELPPGGSRSFQAPPSWSGRFWGRTGCTFDPSTGQGSCATGDCGSNQLECNGAGATPPATLAEFTVGSGPDSGTQDFYDVSLVDGYNLPMMVEPSGGSGACGATGCATDLNRMCPNELRGGEGQACKSACEAFGSPEYCCSGEYGSPSTCRPSMYSEIFKNACPRAYSYAYDDATSTFTCKGADYTITFCPSTTSQKSSRDSSSSDSTNGPPVATGTVGGSSNPGSQPEDQDPFTSWMPNFLTGDSSRTISNFGLHSTPIASIITFATLSLLQLYY is encoded by the exons ATGTCCTCGACTTGTTTCTGTCTTCGCATCATCTTGGTTTTCCTAGTGATCAACAGCAAAG GAATTTCAGGGGCTACATTTACATTAGTAAACAGGTGCAACCACATGGTATGGCCAGGAATATTAGCCAACGCCGGCAGCGCCAAGTTGGACAGCACCGGGTTTGAACTTCCACCGGGGGGGTCCAGGTCCTTCCAAGCTCCTCCCAGCTGGTCAGGCCGGTTTTGGGGCAGAACAGGTTGTACATTCGACCCCTCAACCGGGCAAGGAAGCTGCGCCACCGGCGATTGTGGGTCCAACCAGCTGGAGTGCAATGGTGCAGGGGCAACCCCACCCGCAACTCTTGCGGAGTTCACAGTCGGGTCTGGCCCTGACTCGGGAACCCAGGACTTCTACGACGTCAGCCTGGTGGACGGGTACAATCTGCCAATGATGGTGGAGCCAAGTGGGGGGTCAGGTGCTTGCGGGGCAACCGGGTGTGCGACTGACTTGAACAGGATGTGCCCCAACGAATTGCGGGGCGGGGAGGGGCAGGCATGCAAGAGTGCATGCGAGGCATTTGGCAGTCCGGAGTACTGTTGCAGCGGAGAGTATGGCTCACCGTCGACTTGCAGGCCGTCGATGTATTCGGAGATTTTCAAGAATGCGTGTCCCAGGGCCTATAGCTACGCCTACGACGATGCCACGAGTACTTTTACATGTAAAGGCGCCGATTATACGATTACATTCTGCCCTTCCACCACAAG CCAGAAGTCTTCGAGAGATTCTTCTTCATCAGACTCAACAAACGGGCCACCGGTTGCAACAGGAACAGTTGGTGGTTCGAGCAACCCAGGGTCACAACCAGAGGATCAAGATCCATTCACTTCGTGGATGCCAAACTTTTTGACAGGGGACTCATCAAGGACCATTTCTAACTTTGGCTTGCACTCTACTCCAATAGCTTCAATCATCACCTTTGCCACACTGTCTTTGCTTCAGTTATACTACTAG
- the LOC113714766 gene encoding thaumatin-like protein 1b: MAQLYLFPLLFTLINQFTSGIYASATFTLVNKCQYTIWPGILSNAGIAPLSTTGFALQVGESRTIQVPSSWGGRFWGRTRCTGDSSSGNFSCVTGDCGSGKVECAGGNAALPATLAEFTLDGAGGLDFYDVSLVDGYNLPMLVVPQGGSGGNCTTTGCVVDLNGACPSDLKVTSSDGEKVACKSACAAFGQAQYCCSGAYNTPDTCKPSSYSQVFKNACPRAYSYAYDDKTSIFTCAGADYIITFCPPPNTSQKSTQTPAGDDDNNTPLINGTMIYQGADLEESGAAASSCMHAFRSQAIAAAVAIAAAMWRLCHHF; encoded by the exons ATGGCTCAACTCTATTTATTCCCCCTGCTGTTTACACTCATTAATCAATTCACATCAG GAATTTATGCATCAGCAACATTTACATTAGTAAACAAGTGCCAGTACACAATTTGGCCCGGCATTTTGTCCAATGCCGGAATTGCCCCGCTTTCCACCACCGGCTTTGCTCTTCAAGTTGGAGAGTCCAGGACCATTCAAGTACCTTCCTCCTGGGGTGGCCGCTTCTGGGGTCGGACCCGCTGCACGGGAGACTCCTCCTCCGGCAACTTCAGCTGCGTCACGGGGGATTGTGGCTCCGGAAAGGTAGAATGTGCTGGCGGCAACGCTGCTCTGCCCGCCACCCTGGCTGAATTCACGCTCGACGGGGCCGGTGGCTTGGACTTCTATGACGTCAGCCTGGTGGACGGCTACAACCTCCCCATGCTGGTGGTCCCGCAAGGTGGCTCCGGTGGCAACTGTACAACCACGGGGTGCGTGGTTGATTTGAACGGGGCGTGCCCTTCGGACCTGAAGGTCACGAGCAGCGACGGGGAGAAAGTGGCGTGCAAGAGCGCGTGCGCGGCGTTCGGGCAAGCTCAGTATTGCTGCAGCGGCGCGTATAACACTCCTGATACGTGCAAGCCATCCAGTTACTCGCAGGTGTTCAAGAACGCGTGCCCGCGCGCCTATAGCTATGCCTACGATGATAAGACCAGTATCTTCACGTGTGCCGGCGCCGACTACATTATTACCTTCTGCCCACCTCCCAACACCAG CcaaaaatcaacacaaactcCGGCGGGCGATGACGACAACAACACACCGCTGATCAACGGAACCATGATATACCAGGGTGCAGATTTGGAGGAGAGCGGTGCTGCAGCATCCTCGTGCATGCACGCGTTCAGATCGCAGGCCATTGCCGCTGCTGTCGCCATCGCTGCAGCAATGTGGCGGTTGTGTCACCACTTCTAA
- the LOC113713358 gene encoding uncharacterized protein isoform X2, producing the protein MAHVLRPLARLPRLHHQCHCSAGAFYYFLTSCSLPSAETTAKFPHQLLLINSSPLVSARNLHFRTRALKLRQLPLPSDTTESDSDSSDDGSAKKSRNEKKREAKRAVRWGMELANFSPPQIKRILRVASLEREVYDALMLVKRLGRDVREGKRRQFNYIGRLLREVEPELMDGLIQATKDGDNGKFQTLCGPEAQAIEDSDDTAEETEDECEDDPEYCIEITTRWFEGLIKKDIDVMNEIYSLDSVDFDRQQITQGQSEA; encoded by the exons ATGGCGCATGTTTTAAGGCCTCTGGCGCGGTTGCCCAGATTACATCACCAATGCCACTGCTCCGCCGGAGCATTCTATTATTTCCTTACCTCCTGCTCCCTCCCTTCCGCAGAAACCACCGCCAAATTCCCCCACCAACTCTTACTCATCAATTCCTCCCCCCTGGTCTCTGCTCGCAACCTCCACTTCCGTACACGCGCTCTCAAATTGCGTCAACTTCCCTTGCCGTCCGATACCACTGAGAGCGACAGCGACTCTTCCGACGACGGTTCCGCCAAGAAGAGCCGCAATGAGAAGAAGCGCGAGGCTAAGCGCGCCGTCCGCTGGGGGATGGAGCTCGCTAACTTCTCTCCACCTCAAATCAAGCGCATTCTCAG AGTGGCCTCTCTTGAGCGTGAAGTTTACGATGCTCTCATGCTAGTTAAG AGGCTTGGTCGCGATGTTCGAGAAGGAAAGCGAAGACAGTTCAATTATATAG GAAGACTGCTCCGAGAGGTAGAGCCTGAATTGATGGACGGGTTAATCCAGGCCACAAAGGACGGCGACAATGGCAAGTTTCAAACTTTATGTGGTCCAGAAGCACAGGCAATTGAAGATAGTGATGACACAGCAGAAGAAACTGAAGATGAGTGTGAAGAT GATCCAGAGTATTGCATTGAGATAACAACCAGATGGTTTGAGGGATTGATCAAAAAAGATATTGATGTTATGAATGAAATCTACTCACTTGACAGCGTTGATTTTGACCGTCAG CAAATCACGCAAGGACAGAGCGAGGCatga
- the LOC113713358 gene encoding uncharacterized protein isoform X1: MAHVLRPLARLPRLHHQCHCSAGAFYYFLTSCSLPSAETTAKFPHQLLLINSSPLVSARNLHFRTRALKLRQLPLPSDTTESDSDSSDDGSAKKSRNEKKREAKRAVRWGMELANFSPPQIKRILRVASLEREVYDALMLVKRLGRDVREGKRRQFNYIGRLLREVEPELMDGLIQATKDGDNGKFQTLCGPEAQAIEDSDDTAEETEDECEDDPEYCIEITTRWFEGLIKKDIDVMNEIYSLDSVDFDRQELRRLVRKVHVMQEHQVSSESEEKGEEVEAKVVGAKRRLTRFLRSLGFVESEEAVDCL, from the exons ATGGCGCATGTTTTAAGGCCTCTGGCGCGGTTGCCCAGATTACATCACCAATGCCACTGCTCCGCCGGAGCATTCTATTATTTCCTTACCTCCTGCTCCCTCCCTTCCGCAGAAACCACCGCCAAATTCCCCCACCAACTCTTACTCATCAATTCCTCCCCCCTGGTCTCTGCTCGCAACCTCCACTTCCGTACACGCGCTCTCAAATTGCGTCAACTTCCCTTGCCGTCCGATACCACTGAGAGCGACAGCGACTCTTCCGACGACGGTTCCGCCAAGAAGAGCCGCAATGAGAAGAAGCGCGAGGCTAAGCGCGCCGTCCGCTGGGGGATGGAGCTCGCTAACTTCTCTCCACCTCAAATCAAGCGCATTCTCAG AGTGGCCTCTCTTGAGCGTGAAGTTTACGATGCTCTCATGCTAGTTAAG AGGCTTGGTCGCGATGTTCGAGAAGGAAAGCGAAGACAGTTCAATTATATAG GAAGACTGCTCCGAGAGGTAGAGCCTGAATTGATGGACGGGTTAATCCAGGCCACAAAGGACGGCGACAATGGCAAGTTTCAAACTTTATGTGGTCCAGAAGCACAGGCAATTGAAGATAGTGATGACACAGCAGAAGAAACTGAAGATGAGTGTGAAGAT GATCCAGAGTATTGCATTGAGATAACAACCAGATGGTTTGAGGGATTGATCAAAAAAGATATTGATGTTATGAATGAAATCTACTCACTTGACAGCGTTGATTTTGACCGTCAG GAACTAAGAAGGCTTGTAAGGAAAGTGCATGTCATGCAAGAGCATCAGGTCAGCTCAGAATCAGAAGAGAAGGGGGAAGAAGTGGAAGCAAAGGTCGTGGGTGCTAAAAGGCGCCTCACTCGTTTCCTTCGGAGCCTT GGTTTCGTAGAAAGTGAGGAGGCGGTGGACTGCTTATGA
- the LOC113713358 gene encoding uncharacterized protein isoform X4, which yields MAHVLRPLARLPRLHHQCHCSAGAFYYFLTSCSLPSAETTAKFPHQLLLINSSPLVSARNLHFRTRALKLRQLPLPSDTTESDSDSSDDGSAKKSRNEKKREAKRAVRWGMELANFSPPQIKRILRVASLEREVYDALMLVKRLGRDVREGKRRQFNYIGRLLREVEPELMDGLIQATKDGDNGKFQTLCGPEAQAIEDSDDTAEETEDECEDDPEYCIEITTRWFEGLIKKDIDVMNEIYSLDSVDFDRQVRN from the exons ATGGCGCATGTTTTAAGGCCTCTGGCGCGGTTGCCCAGATTACATCACCAATGCCACTGCTCCGCCGGAGCATTCTATTATTTCCTTACCTCCTGCTCCCTCCCTTCCGCAGAAACCACCGCCAAATTCCCCCACCAACTCTTACTCATCAATTCCTCCCCCCTGGTCTCTGCTCGCAACCTCCACTTCCGTACACGCGCTCTCAAATTGCGTCAACTTCCCTTGCCGTCCGATACCACTGAGAGCGACAGCGACTCTTCCGACGACGGTTCCGCCAAGAAGAGCCGCAATGAGAAGAAGCGCGAGGCTAAGCGCGCCGTCCGCTGGGGGATGGAGCTCGCTAACTTCTCTCCACCTCAAATCAAGCGCATTCTCAG AGTGGCCTCTCTTGAGCGTGAAGTTTACGATGCTCTCATGCTAGTTAAG AGGCTTGGTCGCGATGTTCGAGAAGGAAAGCGAAGACAGTTCAATTATATAG GAAGACTGCTCCGAGAGGTAGAGCCTGAATTGATGGACGGGTTAATCCAGGCCACAAAGGACGGCGACAATGGCAAGTTTCAAACTTTATGTGGTCCAGAAGCACAGGCAATTGAAGATAGTGATGACACAGCAGAAGAAACTGAAGATGAGTGTGAAGAT GATCCAGAGTATTGCATTGAGATAACAACCAGATGGTTTGAGGGATTGATCAAAAAAGATATTGATGTTATGAATGAAATCTACTCACTTGACAGCGTTGATTTTGACCGTCAGGTTAG GAACTAA
- the LOC113713358 gene encoding uncharacterized protein isoform X3 — MAHVLRPLARLPRLHHQCHCSAGAFYYFLTSCSLPSAETTAKFPHQLLLINSSPLVSARNLHFRTRALKLRQLPLPSDTTESDSDSSDDGSAKKSRNEKKREAKRAVRWGMELANFSPPQIKRILRVASLEREVYDALMLVKRLGRDVREGKRRQFNYIGRLLREVEPELMDGLIQATKDGDNGKFQTLCGPEAQAIEDSDDTAEETEDECEDDPEYCIEITTRWFEGLIKKDIDVMNEIYSLDSVDFDRQFSVGLSG; from the exons ATGGCGCATGTTTTAAGGCCTCTGGCGCGGTTGCCCAGATTACATCACCAATGCCACTGCTCCGCCGGAGCATTCTATTATTTCCTTACCTCCTGCTCCCTCCCTTCCGCAGAAACCACCGCCAAATTCCCCCACCAACTCTTACTCATCAATTCCTCCCCCCTGGTCTCTGCTCGCAACCTCCACTTCCGTACACGCGCTCTCAAATTGCGTCAACTTCCCTTGCCGTCCGATACCACTGAGAGCGACAGCGACTCTTCCGACGACGGTTCCGCCAAGAAGAGCCGCAATGAGAAGAAGCGCGAGGCTAAGCGCGCCGTCCGCTGGGGGATGGAGCTCGCTAACTTCTCTCCACCTCAAATCAAGCGCATTCTCAG AGTGGCCTCTCTTGAGCGTGAAGTTTACGATGCTCTCATGCTAGTTAAG AGGCTTGGTCGCGATGTTCGAGAAGGAAAGCGAAGACAGTTCAATTATATAG GAAGACTGCTCCGAGAGGTAGAGCCTGAATTGATGGACGGGTTAATCCAGGCCACAAAGGACGGCGACAATGGCAAGTTTCAAACTTTATGTGGTCCAGAAGCACAGGCAATTGAAGATAGTGATGACACAGCAGAAGAAACTGAAGATGAGTGTGAAGAT GATCCAGAGTATTGCATTGAGATAACAACCAGATGGTTTGAGGGATTGATCAAAAAAGATATTGATGTTATGAATGAAATCTACTCACTTGACAGCGTTGATTTTGACCGTCAG TTCTCTGTTGGTTTGTCTGGATAG
- the LOC113714931 gene encoding protein PSK SIMULATOR 2-like codes for MGGVCSNGINKRSINKSELEERNHEHHDKSSGFSGKLKSGKSSGGKQQNKIDDSSHAYPDFDAFEKTSNLYDSGELQLSFSRELKPSTPARTPAAAKGPQVSSFLGKAGIAGLEKAVEVLDTLGSSMSNLNNSGFIGGMASRGNRIAILAFEVANTIAKGANLLQSLSEDNIRFLKKEILHSEGVQQLVSTDMKELLSIAATDKREEFDVFSREVVRFGDLCKDPQWHNLGRFFSKLDSDPVNPKLPREEAEMTMQELTSLAQHTSELYHEFHALDRFEQDYRRKLEEVDSLHLPRKGESLMILQSELKHQRKLVRTLRKKSLWSKPLEEVVEKLVDVVTFIHQEISDAFGDNGLVASGREPTKPERLGVAGLALHYANLVTQIDNIASRPTSLPPNMRDTLYNGLPPSIKTALRSRLPPTDAKEELTVPQIKAEMEKTLQWLVPVAADTTKAHQGFGWVGEWANSAGTEFGKNTNKSTSLIRLQTLYHADKKKMDTYILELVTWLHRLISLVKYRDTGAKVLPSRSPTRKGLNMQGEVLTNNSNVHGAQLSVEDRNLLEEVMKRRKVVPGRSKSQEFVVAKKGSKKVWALSRSTGSSPRIELGHPKANVLDILDGLDNSFGALP; via the exons ATGGGAGGAGTGTGCTCAAATGGGATAAACAAGAGGAGTATCAACAAATCGGAGCTAGAGGAAAGAAACCATGAGCATCACGACAAAAGTTCTGGGTTTTCTGGAAAGCTCAAGTCTGGGAAGAGTTCAGGGGGAAAGCAGCAGAATAAGATTGATGATTCTTCCCATGCATATCCTGATTTCGATGCTTTTGAGAAGACTTCAAATCTCTATGATTCTGGTGAATTGCAATTATCTTTTTCTAGAGAATTGAAACCTTCTACCCCCGCAAGGACACCTGCAGCTGCCAAG GGGCCTCAAGTGAGCTCATTTCTTGGAAAGGCTGGGATAGCAGGACTAGAAAAGGCAGTCGAAGTACTGGATACATTAGGTAGtagcatgtcaaatttaaataaCAGTGGATTTATCGGTGGCATGGCTTCAAGAGGGAACAGAATAGCTATCTTGGCATTTGAAGTTGCCAATACTATAGCCAAAGGAGCAAATCTATTGCAATCCCTTTCTGAAGATAATATCCGCTTTCTGAAAAAGGAAATTCTACATTCTGAAGGGGTACAACAGCTAGTCTCTACTGATATGAAGGAGCTGCTCAGCATTGCAGCCACTGACAAAAG GGAGGAATTTGATGTCTTTTCTCGAGAAGTCGTTAGATTTGGGGATCTGTGTAAAGACCCACAGTGGCACAACCTGGGACGATTCTTTTCAAA GTTGGACTCAGACCCTGTAAATCCTAAGCTACCAAGAGAAGAGGCAGAAATGACCATGCAAGAATTGACATCGCTGGCTCAGCATACTTCT GAACTATATCATGAATTCCATgctttggacagatttgaacaaGATTATCGTCGGAAGCTTGAGGAAGTTGACTCCTTGCACCTTCCTCGGAAAG GTGAAAGTCTCATGATATTACAAAGTGAGCTAAAACATCAAAGAAAACTCGTTAGAACCTTGAGAAAGAAATCTCTGTGGTCTAAACCTTTGGAGGAG GTTGTTGAGAAACTGGTTGATGTAGTTACCTTTATACATCAAGAGATTTCAGATGCATTTGGAGATAATG GGTTGGTGGCTAGTGGGAGAGAGCCTACTAAACCAGAAAGACTAGGTGTAGCTGGTCTTGCTTTACATTATGCTAATTTAGTTACTCAAATTGATAATATT GCATCACGCCCGACCTCTCTTCCTCCTAATATGAGAGATACTTTGTATAATGGGCTGCCTCCCAGCATCAAGACAGCTCTACGCTCCCGGTTACCACCAACAGATGCCAAGGAAGAG CTTACAGTTCCTCAAATTAAGGCCGAAATGGAAAAAACTCTACAGTGGCTTGTTCCTGTTGCTGCAGATACTACAAA AGCGCATCAAGGCTTTGGGTGGGTTGGAGAGTGGGCAAATTCAGCAGG GACTGAATTTGGTAAGAACACGAACAAAAGTACCAGCCTCATTCGCTTGCAGACACTGTATCACGCTGATAAAAAGAAGATGGATACATACATCCTTGAATTGGTGACTTGGCTTCACCGTCTCATCAGCCTGGTAAAGTATCGGGACACTGGAGCCAAGGTTCTGCCAAGCCGGTCCCCAACTCGCAAGGGGCTGAATATGCAGGGTGAGGTGTTAACCAACAACAGCAATGTCCACGGAGCTCAACTTTCCGTGGAAGACAGGAACCTGTTGGAGGAGGTTATGAAAAGGAGAAAAGTAGTTCCTGGGAGAAGCAAAAGCCAGGAGTTCGTTGTGGCCAAGAAGGGAAGCAAAAAGGTGTGGGCGCTCAGTCGGAGCACTGGAAGCTCGCCAAGAATAGAGTTGGGACATCCAAAAGCTAATGTTTTAGACATACTAGACGGGTTAGATAACTCATTTGGAGCTCTTCCATAA